TTGAACTGCCGTATAAAAACAGCGCGGCGCATTTAGATGAAAACGGCGAATATACAGGGGTTGACCGGTATGATTTTGACGTTTCCATGTATGCCGTAAAGGGAACTTACCGAGATGGGATACTGAAAGACTTAGCGGAAAACGAAAAGCTGAAATCGGAATTCGTAGCTTTAAGCATTCCCAAATTCAAAATTGAGTATGAAACAGAATTAAACAACTGCATGCAAAATTTGGGCATTAAAGACGCTTTTATTTATAAAACCGCCGATTTTGATCCAATGATTGAAAATGGTATGGGTGAATATTTTATTAAGGATTCTCTTCACAAAACCTATATTGAAATAGATGAAAAGGGTACCGAGGCCGCGGCGGTAACATCAATTGGAATGGCAGGATCTTCACTTCCACCGCAGCCGATCGACGTTAAATTCAACGAGCCATTCACCTTTGTAATTCGTGATAACATCAGCGGTGAAGTTTTGTTTTTGGGCGAATTCTCCTTTGCAAAATAAAGCCTATTTGAGAAAAGCGGTGGTTTCATGGAATTATTCCATCTGTTAGACATTTCAAAAAGCATCTCTGTTATGGAGGTGGGGAGACAGGAGTGTCCGCCGGGGCACGCTTGGTCGCTTTATCTGTTAGACCGCACGGTAATTCACTACGTTGAAAGCGGCAAGGGCACCTATGTTTGCAGCGGCAAGACCTTTCACCTAAAAAAAGGCGACGCATTTTACATCCCCACCCACACCCGGGGGCGCTATCAGGCGGATGAAGCCGACCCGTGGCGCTACACTTGGATTTATTTCGGCGGCAATACCGGCGATAAATTTTATGAGGATTTGGGACTATCAAAAGCAGCGCCCATTTACACTAGTAGCAATCCCGAGCTGGTGAATGAATCCATTGGCCGATTGGAGCAGCAGGCAGCGGCCGGCGGCACCTACGCCGTTATGAGCGGCCTATACAGCGTTCTGGACGCAATGACGGTACATAATAGCAATCAGGCGTTGGGTAAAAGGAAAAGCGGGGAGGAATATGTCGCTGCCTGCAAAAGCTACATTATGTCCAAAAGCTGTGAAAAAATAACTGTAAGTGATTTGTGCGGTCTGGTGAAAATTGATAGAACGTATCTTTACCGTTTGTTTCAAGAACACTTTAAAATGGGGCCGAAGGAATATATTTTAAAAACAAAACTGGATATGGCCAGCCAGCTGCTGACGGAAAGCCCGCTTTCTGTTTCCGAAGTGGCGGGATTGGTGGGATATGAAGACCCCTTTGCGTTTTCTAAACAGTTTAAACAGCATTTTGGGGTT
This Congzhengia minquanensis DNA region includes the following protein-coding sequences:
- a CDS encoding AraC family transcriptional regulator, which encodes MELFHLLDISKSISVMEVGRQECPPGHAWSLYLLDRTVIHYVESGKGTYVCSGKTFHLKKGDAFYIPTHTRGRYQADEADPWRYTWIYFGGNTGDKFYEDLGLSKAAPIYTSSNPELVNESIGRLEQQAAAGGTYAVMSGLYSVLDAMTVHNSNQALGKRKSGEEYVAACKSYIMSKSCEKITVSDLCGLVKIDRTYLYRLFQEHFKMGPKEYILKTKLDMASQLLTESPLSVSEVAGLVGYEDPFAFSKQFKQHFGVSPKEYGAKHKNLK